One Thermicanus aegyptius DSM 12793 DNA segment encodes these proteins:
- a CDS encoding DUF1992 domain-containing protein, which translates to MDILRSIAEEKIKEAIENGEFDDLPGKGKPLQLEDLSRIPEELRISYKILKNAGVLPEEMQLRKELTTLQGLLNQCRDEQERKELQREWTEKRLRFHLLMERRGRSAAFEEYEMRVEKWLNSKKEPSGT; encoded by the coding sequence TTGGATATTTTACGAAGCATCGCGGAGGAGAAGATTAAAGAGGCGATTGAAAATGGAGAGTTTGACGATCTCCCGGGAAAAGGGAAACCTTTGCAATTGGAGGATTTATCCCGCATCCCCGAGGAATTGCGCATCAGTTATAAGATTTTAAAGAATGCAGGGGTATTGCCGGAAGAGATGCAGTTGAGGAAAGAGTTAACCACGTTGCAAGGATTATTAAACCAATGCCGCGATGAACAAGAGAGGAAAGAATTGCAAAGAGAGTGGACGGAGAAAAGGCTTCGTTTTCATCTCCTCATGGAGAGGCGGGGGAGGAGTGCCGCCTTCGAGGAGTATGAAATGCGCGTTGAGAAATGGTTGAATTCAAAAAAAGAACCTTCCGGTACCTGA
- the speD gene encoding adenosylmethionine decarboxylase: protein MEIKPINKKLKLYGFNNLTKTLSFNFYDIAYAVEHEKNQEYISYIDEEYNADRLVNILSQVAKIIGAHVLNIANTDYDPQGASVTMLVAENQVTSKDNVLPVDGEEAPGPSIVAGHLDKSHITVHTYPETHPDDGISTFRADIDVSTCGEISPLKALNYLITSFEPDIAMIDYRVRGFTRDVKGKKYFIDHKINSIQNYLSAKIKEDYQMIDVNIYQEKIFHTKMILKEFDLDRYLFGTEKKNLFPREKGKMKKRIKKEMYEIFYGKNMVDI from the coding sequence ATGGAAATTAAACCCATTAACAAGAAATTAAAATTATACGGCTTTAACAATTTAACGAAGACCTTAAGCTTCAACTTTTACGACATCGCCTACGCCGTAGAGCATGAAAAAAACCAAGAATATATCTCCTATATCGATGAGGAATATAACGCGGACCGTCTCGTGAACATCCTCTCCCAGGTGGCAAAAATCATCGGCGCCCACGTGTTAAACATCGCCAATACCGATTATGATCCCCAGGGAGCCAGTGTGACCATGCTGGTGGCGGAGAACCAGGTTACAAGCAAAGATAACGTCTTGCCTGTGGACGGAGAGGAAGCTCCCGGCCCTTCCATTGTTGCCGGGCACTTGGATAAAAGCCACATCACCGTACATACCTATCCGGAAACCCATCCCGATGACGGGATCAGTACCTTCCGGGCCGACATTGATGTCTCCACATGCGGAGAAATCTCTCCCCTGAAGGCCCTGAACTACCTCATCACCAGCTTCGAACCGGATATCGCCATGATCGATTACCGAGTACGGGGATTTACCCGAGATGTGAAGGGGAAGAAATACTTCATCGACCATAAGATCAATTCCATTCAGAACTACTTGAGTGCTAAAATCAAAGAAGATTACCAAATGATAGATGTAAATATATACCAAGAGAAAATTTTTCACACCAAAATGATCCTGAAAGAATTTGATTTGGACCGCTACCTTTTTGGGACAGAGAAGAAGAATCTCTTTCCCAGGGAGAAAGGGAAGATGAAGAAGCGAATTAAAAAAGAGATGTATGAGATCTTTTATGGAAAAAATATGGTCGACATCTGA
- a CDS encoding efflux RND transporter permease subunit, which yields MERLIRFSMKNGIVIVILMMMVVGFGVQSVRNMEMEQYPNVDIPYLTVVIPYPGASPEQAMKEIGEPLEKGLSQIAGVEKLYASGWANGFSATLQFAMDTNMTEAKRQVQDAVTKANLPEGILEPRYAMAQPDNPEIYSLGVFSDHEEVAQSFVQDRLLPELQEIKGIEEVRVTGNETKKIYVKVKTEALKAYHLTIDQVKQALIANNLSVPTGEITLSEQVLPIRVNQKIGSLEQLKKMNLLVVEQDFSSMTEAFTQINDGMRALGSGIQSVGRGLSSLGELQNKQAAQVQILAALQGLSGNLIQDQMKLSSLLANKAQQGGATDQEIASLQEKIKGEEIQIRQLQAEFSSLTEEMKKMAGASPAASQTGQNRLAEGAVNNQGVQLNVKAIPLEKIATVSYESDPASTIARVNGKPAVTIGILPETGQNVVTIVKEINARLQSLTLPQGVRIEVLRDQSKQIEGSVMAMLREALLGALMAVVVTLLFLRNLRSTLIAILSIPLSVFASFILLEKLGYSLNIITLSGIAVAVGRVIDDSIVVIENIFRRLRRTTVRSGELVEESTLEVAKAIASSTVTTVAVFLPLAFIPGIVGKFFTPLAWTIVISLIFSLLVAVTIVPLLSRLFLMKMKAEEPKENRLQRGYKRLLRWALKHRFATLGAALILLLLSTSLSIPNLGFNFLPQEEVHYYDVTVKMAVGTAREKTDRVSRQVESILLSEPGIEKVTTFIDNEKATLSFAVKEEGRKGKFDTESLRDKFSRVTGAEEILLSGIGAVGGGQTNDFILVINGPSMEAMKKAAELMVGELKNIPGLADIHATNEGLKPEILLQLNEKAMADKGLYPGMVGLSLRNMLSGDTVTNITLNGKPTDVVLKQELPDLHSLEDLSNQKVSNMIGDEIPLKEIGQLTVTKQPVQITRLNQKEYIMLRGTITDPNASKVIGEAENALKNLSLPEGVSWYKEGASEAMTEGFRNMGYALILSVLFIYIAMVIAFGEAKAPFVILFAIPFSAIGALIGLLLVREPIGMPALIGLLMLNGIVVTNAIVLIDRVKQNERKGFSTEEALLEAGTTRLRPILMTAIATIGALFPMALSTDAGIISRSLAAVVIGGLTTSTLLTLLIVPVLYSLLHSSMTLQTSMKQGM from the coding sequence GTGGAACGGCTCATCCGCTTTAGTATGAAAAATGGGATCGTCATTGTGATTCTCATGATGATGGTCGTAGGGTTTGGCGTTCAATCGGTGCGAAATATGGAGATGGAACAATACCCCAACGTCGATATTCCTTATCTTACGGTGGTTATTCCGTATCCCGGAGCATCGCCTGAACAGGCGATGAAAGAGATCGGGGAACCGCTGGAAAAGGGGTTAAGTCAAATCGCCGGCGTAGAGAAACTTTATGCTTCAGGATGGGCGAACGGCTTTTCCGCCACCCTCCAATTCGCCATGGATACCAACATGACGGAGGCAAAACGACAGGTTCAAGACGCCGTTACAAAGGCAAATCTCCCCGAAGGAATCCTGGAACCCCGTTATGCCATGGCGCAGCCGGATAATCCTGAAATCTACTCCCTCGGGGTCTTCTCCGATCATGAAGAGGTGGCCCAGTCCTTTGTCCAGGATCGCCTTCTCCCGGAACTGCAGGAAATCAAGGGCATCGAAGAAGTCCGAGTCACCGGAAATGAAACGAAAAAAATTTATGTAAAGGTGAAAACGGAAGCGTTAAAAGCGTATCATCTAACCATTGATCAGGTGAAACAAGCCTTAATCGCCAATAATCTGTCCGTCCCCACAGGGGAGATCACTTTATCGGAACAAGTTCTTCCCATTAGAGTGAATCAGAAAATCGGCTCCCTGGAACAACTGAAGAAGATGAATCTTCTCGTTGTGGAACAAGACTTCTCCTCCATGACGGAAGCCTTTACCCAAATCAACGACGGAATGAGGGCTTTAGGGAGCGGCATCCAATCTGTGGGAAGAGGTCTCTCCTCCCTCGGCGAACTTCAAAACAAGCAGGCGGCCCAGGTTCAAATTCTGGCCGCTCTCCAGGGACTGAGCGGAAACCTGATTCAGGATCAGATGAAATTATCCTCCCTTTTGGCGAACAAAGCGCAGCAGGGAGGAGCGACGGACCAAGAAATTGCCTCTTTACAGGAAAAGATCAAAGGGGAAGAGATACAAATTCGCCAACTGCAGGCGGAGTTTTCCTCTCTCACCGAGGAAATGAAAAAGATGGCCGGTGCCTCCCCTGCGGCATCCCAAACGGGACAAAACCGGCTTGCCGAAGGAGCGGTGAACAATCAAGGGGTGCAACTCAATGTAAAAGCAATCCCGTTGGAAAAGATCGCAACGGTATCCTACGAAAGCGATCCTGCCTCCACCATCGCCCGTGTCAATGGAAAGCCGGCCGTTACGATCGGCATCCTTCCCGAAACCGGGCAAAATGTGGTTACGATCGTGAAGGAAATCAACGCCCGTCTTCAGTCCCTCACCCTCCCTCAAGGGGTACGGATTGAAGTATTGAGAGATCAATCGAAACAAATTGAAGGATCGGTTATGGCCATGCTGAGAGAGGCGCTCCTCGGCGCGCTGATGGCGGTAGTGGTTACCCTCCTTTTCCTGCGCAACCTCCGCTCTACCCTGATCGCCATTCTCTCCATTCCCCTTTCCGTGTTTGCCTCCTTTATCCTTCTGGAAAAACTGGGGTATTCCTTAAACATCATCACATTGTCCGGCATTGCCGTAGCGGTTGGGCGGGTGATCGATGACTCCATCGTTGTGATCGAGAACATCTTCCGGCGTTTGCGGAGAACGACGGTACGCAGCGGGGAATTGGTCGAAGAATCCACCCTGGAGGTGGCGAAAGCGATCGCCTCCTCTACGGTAACAACGGTGGCCGTCTTTTTGCCCTTAGCCTTCATTCCCGGAATCGTGGGCAAGTTCTTCACGCCGTTGGCGTGGACCATCGTCATCTCCCTCATCTTCTCCCTCCTCGTCGCGGTGACCATCGTCCCCCTTCTCTCCAGGCTCTTCTTGATGAAAATGAAGGCGGAAGAGCCGAAGGAAAACCGTTTGCAGAGAGGATACAAACGGCTGCTCCGCTGGGCATTGAAACACCGTTTCGCCACCCTAGGCGCCGCTCTCATCCTCCTTCTGCTCAGCACCTCTCTCAGCATTCCGAACCTGGGATTTAACTTTCTGCCCCAGGAAGAAGTCCATTACTATGATGTTACCGTCAAAATGGCGGTAGGCACCGCCCGGGAGAAGACGGACCGGGTTTCCCGACAGGTGGAAAGCATCCTTCTCTCCGAACCCGGCATAGAAAAAGTGACCACCTTTATCGATAATGAAAAAGCAACCCTCTCCTTTGCCGTAAAAGAAGAGGGTAGAAAGGGAAAGTTCGACACCGAATCCTTACGGGATAAATTTTCCCGGGTCACAGGGGCTGAAGAGATTCTCCTCTCGGGAATCGGCGCGGTCGGAGGAGGGCAAACCAACGACTTTATCCTCGTCATTAACGGACCCTCCATGGAGGCGATGAAAAAGGCGGCGGAACTAATGGTTGGGGAGCTGAAAAACATTCCGGGGCTGGCGGACATTCACGCCACAAATGAAGGGCTAAAACCCGAGATCCTACTCCAATTGAATGAAAAGGCCATGGCGGACAAAGGACTTTATCCCGGAATGGTAGGCCTCTCCCTCCGCAACATGCTAAGCGGTGATACGGTGACCAACATCACGCTCAACGGAAAGCCGACCGATGTGGTTCTGAAGCAGGAACTTCCTGATCTGCATTCCCTCGAGGATCTTTCCAATCAGAAAGTGAGCAACATGATCGGAGATGAAATCCCCTTAAAGGAAATCGGGCAGCTTACCGTTACGAAGCAGCCGGTGCAGATCACCCGACTCAATCAGAAGGAATACATCATGCTCAGGGGGACCATTACGGATCCCAATGCCAGCAAAGTGATCGGGGAAGCGGAAAATGCCTTAAAAAACCTATCTCTTCCGGAAGGCGTCTCTTGGTATAAGGAAGGGGCGTCGGAGGCGATGACGGAAGGGTTCCGGAACATGGGCTATGCCCTCATCCTGAGCGTTCTCTTCATCTACATCGCGATGGTGATCGCCTTTGGCGAAGCGAAGGCTCCCTTTGTCATCCTCTTTGCCATTCCCTTCTCCGCCATCGGAGCCCTCATCGGTCTTCTTCTGGTGCGAGAACCGATCGGAATGCCGGCCCTGATCGGACTCCTCATGTTAAACGGGATCGTGGTGACCAATGCCATCGTTCTCATCGACCGGGTAAAGCAAAACGAGCGTAAAGGGTTTTCCACCGAGGAGGCTCTCTTAGAGGCAGGAACAACTCGCCTTCGCCCCATCCTCATGACCGCCATCGCCACCATCGGGGCTCTCTTCCCCATGGCCCTCTCCACCGATGCAGGGATCATTTCCCGCTCCCTCGCCGCCGTGGTTATCGGAGGGCTTACCACCTCCACTTTGCTCACTTTACTCATTGTCCCTGTTCTCTACAGCCTCCTTCATTCCTCCATGACCCTTCAGACATCAATGAAACAGGGGATGTAG
- a CDS encoding NAD(P)-dependent oxidoreductase — MKVGYIGLGTMGLPMARRLIEAGHEVWVVSRSRGPIEKAISWGAKEAESPYDLAGNVEFLFSALPMPDTVEEVFLGENGVIAGGKEGLIIADHSTVSPALNRKIYEKGKEKGISYLDAPVSGGPMGAEAGTLTIMCGGEEEAFRKVKPLLEAMGKLIVRVGEIGSGSVVKLINNLLVGIHTVALSEAFVMGAKAGIDPEVMRRIIKASTGHSYMIDRTLDLIQDRDFTQRFSIRLLHKDIKIALRLAEELGIPLRVGKVSGEYIGKAEEAGYGPLDMAALIRPLEEEAGIEVRRREKKDPSSVE; from the coding sequence GTGAAAGTGGGTTATATCGGATTAGGGACAATGGGGCTTCCCATGGCGAGGCGTCTTATCGAGGCAGGCCATGAGGTATGGGTGGTGAGCCGGAGCCGTGGCCCCATCGAGAAGGCCATTTCCTGGGGGGCGAAGGAGGCGGAGAGCCCCTATGATCTAGCCGGAAACGTGGAGTTCCTCTTCTCGGCTTTGCCGATGCCGGATACGGTGGAGGAGGTTTTTCTTGGGGAGAATGGGGTGATTGCAGGCGGTAAGGAAGGACTCATCATCGCCGATCACAGCACGGTGAGTCCCGCATTAAACCGTAAAATCTACGAGAAAGGGAAAGAGAAAGGGATTTCTTACTTGGATGCGCCGGTGAGCGGCGGTCCCATGGGGGCGGAAGCCGGCACCCTTACGATCATGTGTGGAGGAGAGGAGGAAGCTTTTCGGAAGGTGAAGCCCCTCCTGGAAGCGATGGGGAAACTGATCGTCCGGGTGGGGGAAATCGGCAGCGGCAGCGTGGTTAAGCTGATCAACAATCTCTTGGTGGGGATTCATACGGTTGCCCTAAGCGAGGCCTTTGTCATGGGGGCGAAGGCGGGAATCGATCCGGAGGTGATGCGTCGAATCATCAAGGCGAGCACGGGTCACAGTTACATGATCGACAGGACCCTTGATCTGATCCAGGATCGGGATTTTACGCAGCGCTTTAGCATCCGCCTTTTACATAAGGATATAAAAATCGCCCTTCGCCTAGCCGAGGAGTTGGGCATCCCTCTCCGAGTCGGAAAGGTGTCCGGGGAATATATCGGAAAGGCCGAAGAGGCGGGATACGGGCCCCTGGATATGGCTGCTCTCATCCGTCCCTTGGAAGAGGAGGCCGGCATCGAGGTGAGAAGGCGGGAAAAGAAAGACCCTTCCTCCGTGGAATAA
- a CDS encoding CBS domain-containing protein → MNIAFFLLPKDEVIYLSPRSTMRQALERMERHRYSAIPLVDQNGKYAGTITEGDLLWKMKNTPGLTFANAHTVRLDQIEQHVKNQPVHIHADMEDLINLAMEQNFVPVIDDKEVFIGIVRRKEIIEYCAAVIRREELRA, encoded by the coding sequence GTGAATATTGCTTTTTTTCTTCTCCCGAAGGACGAAGTGATTTACCTCTCCCCCCGATCTACCATGCGGCAGGCGCTGGAGCGAATGGAAAGGCATCGTTACTCCGCCATCCCTTTGGTAGATCAGAACGGCAAGTATGCGGGGACCATCACCGAGGGAGATCTCTTATGGAAGATGAAGAACACGCCTGGACTTACGTTTGCCAATGCCCATACGGTTCGCTTGGACCAGATTGAACAGCATGTGAAGAACCAGCCGGTTCACATCCACGCCGATATGGAGGATTTGATTAACTTAGCCATGGAACAGAACTTCGTTCCCGTCATTGATGATAAAGAGGTCTTTATCGGTATTGTCCGAAGAAAAGAGATTATTGAATATTGTGCCGCAGTGATTCGCCGGGAGGAATTAAGGGCTTAA
- a CDS encoding 2-oxoacid:ferredoxin oxidoreductase subunit beta, translated as MADRNASMQMFRVDARPTWCPGCGDYTVLASLQKAVANLGLQPEEVVLSTGIGCSGKLSQHFGSYGFHGLHGRSLPIAQGVQLANPRLTVIAAGGDGDGYGIGLGHFLHALRRNVNITYIVMDNNIYGLTTGQTSPTSAKGFKSKTSPHGAAENPIRPLYLALSQGASFVAQAFSGDVKEMTEIFEAAIRHKGFSLVNSFSPCVTFNKVNTYDWFKDHLVKLSERPDYRPESHLEALSYIDQFGGLVTGIIFQQEGRRAYHEENLGGEEIMPFDSPVKMSNEEREKILSYYY; from the coding sequence ATGGCTGACCGTAACGCTTCGATGCAGATGTTTCGGGTCGATGCCCGTCCCACCTGGTGCCCCGGCTGTGGGGATTACACCGTCCTCGCTTCTCTTCAAAAAGCGGTGGCCAATCTGGGACTCCAACCGGAGGAGGTCGTCCTTTCTACAGGAATCGGTTGTTCGGGGAAGCTCTCCCAGCATTTTGGCTCTTATGGATTCCATGGGCTTCACGGCCGGTCCCTTCCGATCGCCCAAGGAGTCCAACTGGCTAACCCCCGCTTAACCGTCATCGCCGCGGGAGGCGACGGGGATGGTTACGGCATCGGTTTGGGACATTTCCTTCATGCCCTGCGCCGAAATGTGAACATCACCTATATCGTCATGGATAATAACATTTACGGCCTTACGACAGGGCAGACCTCCCCGACCAGCGCCAAAGGGTTTAAGTCAAAGACGAGTCCCCACGGCGCCGCGGAGAATCCCATTCGCCCCCTCTATCTCGCCTTGTCCCAAGGGGCAAGTTTCGTAGCCCAGGCTTTTTCCGGTGACGTAAAGGAGATGACGGAGATCTTTGAGGCGGCCATTCGGCATAAAGGGTTTTCCCTCGTCAACAGCTTTTCGCCCTGCGTCACCTTTAATAAGGTCAACACCTATGACTGGTTCAAAGACCATTTGGTAAAACTATCCGAACGGCCCGATTATCGTCCTGAGAGCCATCTTGAAGCCCTCTCCTATATCGATCAATTTGGCGGATTGGTCACAGGGATCATCTTTCAACAAGAAGGAAGGCGTGCTTACCATGAAGAAAATTTGGGCGGAGAAGAGATCATGCCTTTCGACTCCCCCGTGAAAATGTCGAATGAAGAGAGGGAAAAAATTCTCTCGTATTATTACTGA
- a CDS encoding 2-oxoacid:acceptor oxidoreductase subunit alpha produces MERTWKVGGEQGEGIDSTGEILAKVLNRTGHYIFAYRSFMSLIKGGHTYYKIRIRDRPVHYHGDQLDILLAFDQLTIEMNWSELHDGSLIIYDDSKKGITPKEDKRLALAPIPLTHMAKELGNEIVKNMVACGASAAAMDLSLTTFEPVIEELFAKKGEKVVELNRQALRKGFEYYRENFRERFPLPPRGNKKLALVSGNEMTGLGALLGGCRFLAAYPITPATEIMYWMLRFLPNYGGRVVQAEDEIAACIMAIGANYAGVRAATSTSGPGFSLMQEAIGLAGMTETPLVIIDVQRGGPGTGLPTKTEQSDLNEMLYGSHGEIPRIVLIPSTIEESLHFTFHAFELAEKYQCPVIVGTDLYLGMSKKSSDSLDLSNYQVKRHSMVTQEELDRLEKGEYKRYNLGVENGISPRSIPGQRNGRYVALSNEHDEGDVEIEDPDLRRRMFDKRLRKLAGFDFGPESIEWIGEREGDLLLVCFGSPRVQLEEALDRLLREGRKAGLLILKVVKPFPAVRVKPYLERAKEVLVVENNGTGQLAQLLRQEVGHHDKIKSLLRYDGVPFTVQQIVDAVQGEKEALYHG; encoded by the coding sequence GTGGAGAGAACTTGGAAAGTAGGCGGTGAACAAGGAGAAGGGATCGATTCCACAGGGGAAATTTTGGCAAAAGTATTAAACCGAACCGGCCATTACATTTTTGCGTACCGAAGTTTTATGTCCCTCATCAAGGGAGGTCATACCTACTACAAGATTCGGATCCGTGACCGCCCCGTTCATTACCACGGGGATCAATTAGATATCCTGCTTGCCTTTGATCAACTTACGATTGAAATGAATTGGTCCGAGCTTCATGATGGAAGCCTGATCATTTACGACGACAGCAAAAAGGGAATTACCCCGAAAGAGGATAAGAGGCTCGCCTTGGCTCCCATCCCTCTCACCCATATGGCGAAAGAACTGGGGAATGAAATTGTAAAAAATATGGTTGCTTGCGGTGCCTCCGCGGCGGCCATGGATCTTTCCCTCACCACCTTTGAACCGGTGATTGAAGAATTGTTCGCCAAAAAGGGGGAGAAGGTGGTGGAATTAAACCGGCAAGCGTTGAGAAAGGGATTTGAGTATTATCGGGAAAATTTTAGGGAACGCTTTCCTCTTCCTCCTCGAGGGAATAAGAAATTAGCCCTCGTCTCCGGGAATGAAATGACGGGACTTGGTGCCCTTCTCGGCGGTTGCAGGTTCCTGGCGGCGTACCCCATCACCCCTGCGACGGAGATCATGTATTGGATGCTTCGATTCCTGCCCAATTACGGCGGAAGGGTGGTACAGGCGGAGGATGAGATTGCCGCCTGCATCATGGCCATCGGCGCCAATTATGCCGGGGTGCGGGCGGCCACCTCCACCTCCGGTCCCGGCTTTTCCCTCATGCAGGAAGCGATCGGTCTGGCGGGGATGACAGAAACCCCCTTGGTGATTATCGATGTACAGCGGGGAGGGCCGGGTACGGGGCTGCCGACGAAGACGGAGCAATCGGACTTAAATGAGATGCTTTATGGCTCCCACGGGGAGATTCCCCGGATTGTCCTCATCCCGTCGACGATTGAGGAGAGCCTCCATTTTACCTTTCACGCCTTTGAACTGGCGGAGAAGTACCAGTGCCCGGTCATCGTGGGGACTGATCTCTATCTGGGGATGTCCAAGAAATCCTCCGATTCCCTGGACCTATCCAACTATCAGGTGAAACGGCATTCCATGGTAACACAGGAGGAATTGGACCGATTGGAAAAAGGGGAGTATAAAAGATATAACCTGGGCGTGGAAAACGGAATTTCCCCCCGGTCGATCCCAGGACAGAGAAACGGTCGTTACGTCGCCTTAAGCAACGAGCATGATGAGGGAGACGTGGAAATTGAAGACCCCGATCTCCGCAGGAGGATGTTTGACAAGAGGTTGAGGAAGCTTGCGGGATTTGATTTCGGGCCTGAATCCATCGAATGGATCGGAGAGAGGGAAGGAGATCTTCTCCTGGTTTGTTTCGGCTCTCCCAGGGTTCAACTGGAAGAGGCCCTTGATCGGCTCCTACGGGAAGGGAGAAAAGCGGGACTTTTGATCCTCAAAGTCGTGAAGCCCTTTCCGGCTGTACGGGTAAAACCCTATCTGGAAAGAGCAAAGGAGGTTCTCGTCGTCGAAAACAACGGGACAGGGCAGTTGGCCCAATTGCTGCGGCAGGAAGTGGGACACCATGATAAGATCAAGAGCCTTCTCCGTTATGACGGGGTTCCCTTTACCGTCCAACAGATTGTGGACGCCGTTCAGGGGGAGAAGGAGGCGCTTTACCATGGCTGA
- a CDS encoding NAD(P)H-dependent flavin oxidoreductase, whose translation MDTRLTRLLGIRLPIIQGGLAYLAYADLAAAVSNAGGLGQITAMTLPSPEALRQEIRKVRELTKHPFSVNFAIGQHGRPFEEMLSVVVEEGVGIVSVTGGNPKPFFDFLSGTSIKKLVLVAGVRQARKAEELGADAVMVVGQEGGGHLGRDDLGTVVLIPRVVEAVKIPVVASGGFYNGRGLVAALALGAEGIEMGTRFIATQECVHAHPVYKEAILKAKETDTVVIKRSLGTPARALKNPVTEKILELEGKGVGYEGLKDWISGETNRKLIHQGKWEEGFGWAGQVAGLIEDIPTVAELFERMEKEAEEVFARLKQMVR comes from the coding sequence ATGGATACGAGGTTAACCCGATTGTTGGGGATTCGACTCCCCATCATTCAGGGGGGATTAGCTTATTTAGCTTATGCCGATTTGGCGGCGGCCGTCTCCAATGCGGGGGGATTGGGCCAAATTACGGCCATGACCCTCCCTTCCCCGGAGGCTCTGCGGCAGGAAATCCGCAAGGTAAGGGAACTCACAAAGCATCCGTTTTCGGTGAACTTTGCAATCGGACAGCACGGGCGTCCCTTTGAAGAGATGTTAAGTGTGGTGGTCGAAGAAGGGGTCGGGATCGTTTCGGTGACGGGGGGAAATCCAAAACCTTTTTTTGACTTTCTATCGGGCACCTCGATCAAGAAGTTGGTTCTCGTGGCCGGGGTGAGACAGGCCCGGAAGGCGGAGGAATTGGGGGCGGATGCGGTTATGGTCGTGGGGCAAGAGGGGGGAGGCCATCTGGGCAGAGATGACCTGGGAACAGTGGTTCTGATCCCCCGGGTGGTTGAGGCGGTTAAGATTCCTGTAGTTGCCAGCGGCGGGTTTTATAACGGACGAGGGCTCGTGGCCGCGCTCGCCTTGGGAGCGGAAGGAATTGAGATGGGAACCCGTTTTATTGCGACGCAGGAGTGTGTCCATGCCCATCCGGTCTATAAAGAGGCGATTTTAAAGGCGAAGGAGACCGATACGGTGGTGATTAAAAGAAGTCTGGGGACGCCGGCCAGGGCGCTCAAGAATCCCGTAACGGAGAAAATTCTTGAATTGGAAGGAAAAGGTGTAGGGTATGAGGGATTAAAAGATTGGATTAGCGGAGAGACGAATCGAAAATTGATTCATCAAGGAAAATGGGAGGAGGGATTCGGCTGGGCCGGCCAGGTGGCCGGTTTAATCGAAGACATTCCCACCGTGGCAGAGCTCTTTGAACGCATGGAGAAAGAGGCGGAGGAGGTATTTGCCCGCCTTAAACAAATGGTAAGATAG